The Kitasatospora setae KM-6054 genome contains a region encoding:
- a CDS encoding helix-hairpin-helix domain-containing protein — MTAPPPPRSAGNATPPLPPPPPARRPTGKWYFVAMICSFGLLTPVPFLHAAARLNRRALRIRAAVYAVLVVLLFTLNSFVPKDAQGHVTGKVGNALEGLWVLALIGLVTSACLQIAPVRREVFGLAAPPVPPPTGPGAADPAVAARLAARARREEARALAARDAVVAHELRIGRPDLTGPYDDGGLVDLNSAPAEVISAHCSLSPETAARVVRAREELGQFRTVDEVAVYAELAEGETARVKEYAVFLPK; from the coding sequence ATGACCGCACCCCCGCCGCCCCGCTCCGCCGGCAACGCGACCCCGCCCCTCCCGCCTCCGCCGCCGGCCCGGCGCCCGACGGGGAAGTGGTACTTCGTCGCCATGATCTGCTCGTTCGGCCTGCTGACGCCGGTGCCCTTCCTGCACGCGGCCGCCCGGCTGAACCGCCGCGCCCTGCGGATCCGCGCGGCGGTCTACGCGGTGCTCGTCGTCCTGCTGTTCACGCTCAACTCCTTCGTCCCGAAGGACGCGCAGGGCCACGTCACCGGCAAGGTGGGCAACGCGCTGGAGGGGCTGTGGGTGCTCGCCCTGATCGGCCTCGTCACGTCCGCCTGCCTGCAGATCGCCCCGGTCCGCCGCGAGGTCTTCGGCCTGGCGGCCCCGCCCGTCCCGCCGCCGACCGGCCCCGGCGCGGCCGACCCCGCGGTGGCGGCCCGCCTCGCCGCCCGGGCCCGGCGCGAGGAGGCCCGGGCGCTGGCCGCGCGGGACGCCGTGGTGGCGCACGAACTGCGGATCGGCCGCCCCGACCTGACCGGCCCCTACGACGACGGCGGCCTGGTCGACCTCAACTCCGCCCCGGCGGAGGTGATCTCCGCCCACTGCTCGCTGTCGCCGGAGACGGCCGCCCGGGTGGTCCGGGCCCGCGAGGAACTGGGCCAGTTCCGGACGGTCGACGAGGTGGCGGTGTACGCCGAACTCGCGGAGGGCGAGACCGCCCGGGTCAAGGAGTACGCGGTCTTCCTGCCGAAGTGA
- a CDS encoding amino acid adenylation domain-containing protein, with protein sequence MSKNGGVSRPGSDLLDAFAETALRYPERTAIEYPDHTLSYRQLALSVSRLANALGDRPGSVAVSAGHAPETVVALLGILTAGGAYVPLDPAFPADRQRRMAAAAGCTALVGSAAQAALLGLPHVPAPLGATQLGATQLGATQLGAAGLDAAPPGTTPPGSGAIRAAGIAGARPDDPAYVLFTSGSTGQPKPVLTPRGAISAVVGSLRGLFGVGPEDRVLQFASLNWDTCFEEILPALTSGARLVFEPEAHSVSFPRLLRAVERRGITVLDLPTAFWHELVLHLAEDGPDAELPSCVRLVVIGGEAADPARLADWSRLADSARIRLLNTYGCTETTLITHAVDLLGPDTPEPGRPWDAATRAPIGRALPHVAELITPEGELLIGGAALAAGYPGLPEVTAERFVERAGQRWFRTGDRVSRAADGVLTHRGRIDHEVKIRGIRVDPGEVETALGAHPRVGLAAVTATTLAGRTALVAYVVPRPGGADPAPPTAEELLRHLRESLPAHLVPSRLTVVPELARTAGGKIDRAASHLLHGGSPVPS encoded by the coding sequence ATGTCAAAGAACGGCGGCGTCAGCAGACCGGGTTCCGACCTGCTGGACGCGTTCGCGGAAACCGCCCTCCGGTATCCCGAACGAACCGCGATCGAGTATCCCGATCACACCCTCAGCTACCGTCAACTCGCGCTGTCCGTCAGCCGGTTGGCGAATGCGCTGGGTGACCGACCGGGCTCCGTGGCCGTGTCCGCCGGGCACGCACCGGAGACCGTGGTCGCCCTGCTGGGCATCCTCACGGCGGGCGGCGCGTACGTTCCGCTCGACCCCGCCTTCCCGGCCGACCGGCAGCGCCGGATGGCCGCGGCGGCCGGCTGCACCGCGCTCGTCGGATCTGCCGCGCAGGCCGCGCTGCTGGGGCTGCCGCACGTCCCGGCACCGCTCGGCGCGACGCAGCTCGGCGCGACGCAGCTCGGCGCGACGCAGCTCGGCGCGGCAGGGCTGGACGCGGCGCCTCCCGGAACCACTCCGCCCGGTAGCGGGGCCATCAGGGCCGCCGGGATCGCCGGGGCCAGGCCGGACGACCCCGCGTACGTGCTGTTCACCTCCGGGTCGACCGGGCAGCCGAAGCCGGTGCTGACGCCGCGCGGGGCGATCTCCGCAGTGGTCGGCTCGCTGCGCGGGCTGTTCGGGGTGGGGCCGGAGGACCGGGTGCTGCAGTTCGCCTCGCTGAACTGGGACACCTGCTTCGAGGAGATCCTGCCGGCCCTGACCTCGGGCGCCCGGCTGGTGTTCGAACCGGAGGCGCACTCGGTCTCCTTCCCCCGGCTGCTGCGGGCGGTGGAGCGGCGCGGCATCACCGTGCTCGACCTGCCCACCGCGTTCTGGCACGAACTGGTGCTGCACCTCGCCGAGGACGGGCCGGACGCCGAACTGCCCTCCTGCGTCCGGCTGGTGGTGATCGGTGGCGAGGCCGCCGACCCGGCCCGGCTGGCCGACTGGAGCCGGCTGGCGGACAGCGCCCGGATCCGGCTGCTGAACACCTACGGCTGCACCGAGACCACCCTGATCACCCACGCGGTGGACCTGCTCGGCCCCGACACCCCGGAGCCGGGCCGCCCGTGGGACGCGGCCACCCGGGCGCCGATCGGCCGCGCCCTGCCACACGTCGCGGAACTGATCACCCCCGAGGGCGAGTTGCTGATCGGCGGCGCCGCCCTGGCGGCCGGCTACCCCGGGCTGCCGGAGGTCACCGCCGAGCGCTTCGTCGAACGGGCCGGGCAGCGCTGGTTCCGCACCGGGGACCGGGTCTCCCGGGCCGCGGACGGGGTGCTGACCCACCGCGGCCGGATCGACCACGAGGTCAAGATCCGGGGCATCCGGGTCGACCCGGGCGAGGTCGAGACCGCGCTGGGCGCCCACCCCCGGGTGGGGCTCGCGGCGGTCACCGCGACCACCCTGGCCGGACGCACCGCCCTGGTCGCCTACGTCGTCCCGCGCCCCGGCGGGGCCGACCCGGCGCCGCCGACCGCCGAGGAACTGCTGCGCCACCTGCGCGAGTCGCTGCCCGCCCACCTCGTCCCGAGCCGGCTGACCGTCGTCCCGGAACTGGCCCGCACCGCCGGCGGCAAGATCGACCGCGCCGCCTCGCACCTCCTGCACGGCGGATCGCCCGTCCCCTCCTGA
- a CDS encoding phosphopantetheine-binding protein, giving the protein MSLDTPAATPAAPPTATPAATLSGTDPALLDSLTAVFRRVLELAEVPADGNFFLLGGDSLVATRVLSAVARAHGIELTFDDFLVDPTPAGLAERIAGAATAATGIPAAR; this is encoded by the coding sequence ATGAGCCTCGACACACCCGCCGCCACGCCTGCGGCCCCGCCCACCGCCACGCCGGCGGCCACGCTCTCCGGCACCGACCCCGCGCTGCTCGACTCGCTGACGGCGGTGTTCCGCCGCGTCCTGGAGCTGGCGGAGGTGCCCGCGGACGGCAACTTCTTCCTGCTGGGCGGGGATTCGCTGGTCGCCACCCGGGTGCTGAGCGCGGTCGCGCGCGCCCACGGCATCGAACTGACCTTCGACGACTTCCTCGTCGACCCGACCCCGGCCGGCCTCGCCGAGCGGATCGCCGGCGCCGCCACGGCCGCCACGGGCATCCCGGCCGCCCGGTGA
- a CDS encoding flavin monoamine oxidase family protein, translated as MSAALSPDSAHPLAAPATPGVPGSVVVVGAGLAGLTAAVELAERGVRVTVLEARERVGGRALGIEVAPGRWIDAGAAYLGDRHTELHALLAACDLKTVPTDMRGASRFALAPTGSAGQDADAAGTPDTADTADTADTVDGRFPPLNAVALGDLFEQLEELAAAVRPDAPWLTPDAERLDALTAADWAERQLAHPDARLFFPLFLGEMMAADPAKVSVLHMAFYLRSGGGLRYLNAFAGGAQQDRVAGGAHRLCERLARRLLDAGGVLRTAEPVLSVEQSATGVTVRSTQGSYPAEAVVVAVPPLLADAIDYRPELPVRRAASRTERGCAVKLNLVFPEPVWRAHGLSGWSVNAAGPLLSTVDDTPPEGSPGVLTGFVTGAEAHRFAALPPDEQRSAAVAQARRLFPMLPEPIGFHVTDWVNEPWSRGCYAALFGPGDWSALGPTLTAPHGRVRFAGTETSTEFFGLLEGAIRSGRRAAAELLAG; from the coding sequence GTGAGCGCCGCGCTCTCTCCCGACAGCGCGCACCCGCTCGCCGCCCCTGCCACTCCTGGCGTCCCGGGTTCGGTCGTGGTGGTCGGCGCGGGCCTGGCCGGGCTGACCGCCGCCGTGGAGCTGGCCGAGCGGGGTGTCCGGGTGACGGTGCTGGAGGCCCGGGAGCGGGTCGGCGGACGGGCGTTGGGGATCGAGGTGGCGCCGGGCCGGTGGATCGACGCGGGCGCCGCGTACCTGGGCGACCGGCACACCGAGTTGCACGCGCTGCTGGCGGCCTGCGACCTCAAGACCGTGCCGACCGACATGCGGGGCGCCAGCCGGTTCGCGCTGGCCCCGACCGGCTCCGCCGGGCAGGACGCCGACGCCGCAGGCACCCCTGACACAGCCGACACCGCCGACACCGCCGACACCGTCGACGGCCGCTTCCCGCCGCTGAACGCGGTCGCGCTGGGCGACCTGTTCGAGCAGTTGGAGGAGCTGGCGGCGGCCGTCCGCCCGGACGCGCCCTGGCTGACGCCGGACGCCGAGCGGCTCGACGCGCTGACCGCCGCCGACTGGGCGGAGCGGCAACTCGCCCACCCGGACGCCCGGTTGTTCTTCCCGCTGTTCCTGGGCGAGATGATGGCCGCCGACCCGGCGAAGGTGTCCGTCCTGCACATGGCCTTCTACCTGCGTTCGGGCGGCGGCCTGCGCTATCTGAACGCCTTCGCGGGCGGCGCGCAGCAGGACCGGGTGGCGGGCGGCGCGCACCGGCTGTGCGAGCGGCTGGCCCGGCGGCTGCTGGACGCCGGCGGGGTGCTGCGCACCGCCGAGCCGGTGCTGTCCGTCGAGCAGTCCGCCACCGGGGTCACCGTCCGCAGCACGCAGGGCAGTTACCCGGCGGAGGCGGTGGTGGTGGCGGTGCCGCCGCTGCTCGCGGACGCGATCGACTACCGGCCGGAACTGCCGGTGCGGCGGGCCGCCTCGCGGACCGAACGGGGCTGCGCGGTGAAGCTGAACCTGGTGTTCCCGGAGCCGGTGTGGCGGGCGCACGGCCTGTCCGGCTGGTCGGTGAACGCGGCGGGCCCGCTGCTGTCCACGGTGGACGACACCCCGCCGGAGGGCTCCCCCGGCGTGCTGACGGGTTTCGTGACCGGCGCGGAGGCGCACCGCTTCGCCGCCCTGCCGCCGGACGAGCAGCGGTCGGCGGCGGTCGCGCAGGCCCGGCGGCTGTTCCCGATGCTGCCCGAGCCGATCGGCTTCCACGTCACCGACTGGGTCAACGAGCCGTGGAGCAGGGGCTGTTACGCGGCGCTGTTCGGGCCGGGCGACTGGTCGGCGCTCG